TTATTCAGCTCCTGGCTATGATGGAATAGCTCGAATAGTGTACAGTTCAAACTAAAAGGGGGACCAGAAATAGAAAAATTTCATCATAACCCCAACACTGAAAGCACAAACAACCAGTTCTTCAGAACAAACAAGTCATCAATACTCAGGTGTGCATAATAGATTGCTGTCCTCTCAGTTCCGATCAAACGATTGAATATGCTCAATGACTTGCTCGATGGTCTCGAATTGGCGTCTTCCCTTCAGGATCGTCTTCGCACAATTGAGGGCAGCACGCTCACACTCTGCTCTCTTGCTGGCATCCTTAATTGACTCAAGATCCTCAACATGAGCGATACCGACTATTCTCCTACATACGAAATAACAAAGTTTAGGAAACAATGTCAAGCAGGAATGCTAAAGAGAAATTATACGCATGATGTTTGGAACTGATGTTAAATGCCACTTAGGTTCTTTTGTGAAGCCATTTTCAGTTGAAAAGGAACAAGCAAATATTTTGTAAATTCTATATATTTCTTTTGCCTAAACTGCTTGAAACATAACCATTTTTTACTTCTCAGTTGATTTCATCAAAGCTGCCTCAAAAACTTTATTTTATGATGCACAGTTGCAAAATAATAGATGCTACATCAAAACTGAAATCCACAACCTTTTTACAGTTTGGCCTGAGTATGTTTCTTTCTAATTTCAGTCAAAAAAGAGTTATTATAATCTCATAGCAGTCCACAAATAAATAAGAGACTAAGAGAGAGTTAATTTATTTAGAAGTCTTCTCTTTTAAGTAAAACATTATTGAGAAATTTACTCTGTAGTTACCTGATCATTTTGGCTGAACCAAACCCAAGGCTATCATGAAATAAGTTTGTCATGTACTTCTTCTGAGCAAGGCTCAGCAGGTTTGAGTTGTTGTATATGTCGGGCAGGTAAGCCTCCCCATTTCCTTCTTTGTGTTCATTCCATAGTCCAACAAACTTATTCTGGAACAAATTCCATGACTCTTCAATTGTCTTCAAGATCCATTTCTTGTAAGCCTATAAAAAATAGACAACACTTGGTTCATGCCTGGAACATCACGAAAATAGGTTCTGAACACAGCATGTTGAACATGCATCGTGTTCTATAATAAACTGACAATTCTGGCACTGCCTTTAAGTAATACTACAACTGAAGATGCCATCAAGTATTAAAGTTATCCGATGCAAGGCATATTTTGGGATGGTAAACTTTTGTCTGCCAAGCACTCTCCTCTTTATGCTAAACATGACAACTTGATTACCCCCCAGATATCAGATAAATTATCATTTCTCATAAAAGACATCAGCGCCATATTCCAGATCCATCAGAAAAAAGTAGACCCAAAGACGTGGCTGCCATTACCTTAAGCAGTTTGGAAACAAGCTAAACCACACAAAGCAAACCAACTACATTTGACACCAAGAAACCATAAGAAGAAAAATGGAGAATCTGGGAGCTAGAAAAGCCACCAATAGGCATACTACTATTGGAGTTAAGTGGTATGAGTAGATCACGTACTGATACTGCTATTGGAGATATAAAGGGCACAAAAAGGAGTAAAGAACAAGCAAACAGATTCATACATACTTTACGATCATTTGCTTGATCAGCATGTCCGTTCTGTGCATAGTATGCCAAAATCAGGTTTCCTAGGAAGGCTCCAATGTCGAAACCCATTGGTCCATAGAATCCAAACTCTGGATCAATGACTTGAGTTGAATCGGGGGTCACCATGATAGAACCAGTGTGGAGATCTCCATGAATCAGAGCCTGAGCTCTCTCGATAAACCTGCAGTTGCAAATCAAATAAGTCGCATTCCCATGTAAAGAAACAAACCATAGGTGGCAATAATTTCTATGCAGTGAGGCAATTACATTGATTTCAATTCAGCTACTTCCAACTTCAGCTCATCATCCTCTCGGACTGCTTCGGCATCTTTGTCAAGATACGGTGAGGTCCACCGATTAAATTTGGAGACCCGGTATGGGTCTGAGAACACAACTTGCTCTGTGAGCCTACACATCTCCACATTCGCACAGTACTGAGCAACTGCAATCACAGCACATCCCATTTCAAATGCCATCAAGTTAATGGAGTACACATCTCCCCTTTACAGGCATGACCACGTTCCAATTGGGAATTAAGTCAACTCGCAAGCAATGAGCCAATGAAGCAGCTCACCTCCTTTCTTATGATCCGTCGTGTTGTTATAGAGGAGGGACGTGAAGAAGAGCGTCTTGGCCATATAATTGGACATGTGGTCGGCGAGCAGCGGGTACTCGACGCCGGCGATGAGGCCCTTGCGGAGGATGATGTGCGGTGGCTCGATGTAGCGCATCCCCATGAGCGACATGGCACGGTCGAAGTGGTAGACCTCGGGGGTGTGCTCCGGGCACAGGCGGCCGTGCTCCCGTAGCGTGGAGGCCTCGAAGTAGGCGCGCTCCCGCGTCATCGGCCACGAGTCCCCGACGCAGCGCACGTACGGAAGCGCCTGCGCGTCCCATTTCGCCCCGTCAGGT
This sequence is a window from Setaria italica strain Yugu1 chromosome III, Setaria_italica_v2.0, whole genome shotgun sequence. Protein-coding genes within it:
- the LOC101762402 gene encoding methylthioribose kinase 1, whose translation is MAAEAEQGFRPLAEASLVAYIKATPALASRLGGGGSLDSVEIKEVGDGNLNFVYIVKSSSGTIVIKQALPYVRCVGDSWPMTRERAYFEASTLREHGRLCPEHTPEVYHFDRAMSLMGMRYIEPPHIILRKGLIAGVEYPLLADHMSNYMAKTLFFTSLLYNNTTDHKKGVAQYCANVEMCRLTEQVVFSDPYRVSKFNRWTSPYLDKDAEAVREDDELKLEVAELKSMFIERAQALIHGDLHTGSIMVTPDSTQVIDPEFGFYGPMGFDIGAFLGNLILAYYAQNGHADQANDRKAYKKWILKTIEESWNLFQNKFVGLWNEHKEGNGEAYLPDIYNNSNLLSLAQKKYMTNLFHDSLGFGSAKMIRRIVGIAHVEDLESIKDASKRAECERAALNCAKTILKGRRQFETIEQVIEHIQSFDRN